The region CTCGGTCTTGTCTTCTtcagcctcaacagccagGCCGTTGTTATGTCTTGGTTTGAGGTCAACAGCTCAGTGACAATGCAGAGGTGGACAACATCCGCAGTCGATAGCCGCGGGCAGCTTCTTGGCTCCGTAGGTGGGCTTGCAGCCAGAACCTCACCGCCCAAAGTGGAGCCGGAGTTCACTAATGTTGGCTGGTGCACGGTCCCTCCGCAGCAGGTGTTCAACTTCTCGTCAGCCTCGTCCAATGGCTGCAGCTGCGATTACTACAACAGATTCTGCTTGCACGTGATGCTTCTTGAGAGCACTGATGGAAAGAGCAAGCAAATTGCTGCTTTCTAAATGATCTGATTGGCTTTCGTGTACTGTCTTCTCCTCGTGGATACTGTGAGAGCTTTACACAGTTGCTCTTATCACTCACTGCCTCGAGGCTCTGTTTACCTAATGATTGTCTTACATTCGATGACTCGCCTCTTTGTTCCTTCCCTTTGCCTACCGATGGTAAGTGTCCATCTATATTTCTCTCCTACCTAGGGGAGGCCTTCCTATCCTTTGTTGTCTTGTTGTTTATGGGACTTGTTTGTGCAGCAGTTACCTTTTCTGTTGTGTTGTCATTCCCTCCGAGCATTCTCTTACGCAGCATACATTTACACTTGAACGGTTATGGGTCGTCTCCTTCTCAAGAAGATTTACACAACTTGCTAACTCTTCTACGAAATATCAACCGACCTAACAATTTTCTCCCGAGATGATTGCTTACTCATGGTGCTCATGTAGTGGTTCTGTGCCCCTGATGTGCACCAAAGAACGGAAAGCATGGAGAAACATGAAACATCATCCATAACCTGGAAGCTGGGGTCCGAAATAGGACGAATGCAACGCTAGGACGCATGGACACGGAGCGAGCAGCAAGACTGAATATGAAATCTTGCGAGATTTTGTTGATGATCGCAGTTTCATGCGTGCGAGACATTTTTCAAGGAGATGATGCATGTCGTGTCTTCCATAAGGGctccctctttctttttgtcgGAAATACCCAGCTGGTGTATAGGAGGCCCTCGAAGTGCTCCCATAATATGAGATATAGGTAACATGCGTGCTACGGAGTACCTGCCTGTAGGAAGAGTTTGAGACTACACTAGTGGCTATGTATAATGATTTGCAGCAAGAGGGGCACTTCTGCATGTGCTGACCCAACCTCCACAGCAAAAGGTCGACGCTGGTGTCATCTTGCCTTGGGTAATTCTGTTGGTTACACGGTAGAGCTTCAAGGGCAAAAGGAAGAGACTCCGACACCCCGTGATCTTCACCTTTAGCCTATCCTTACCAGCTCATGGTTGATATTCGGGATTTGTATTTGTGCCATTTTCTTCAGTTTACATGAGACTGGATCCCGGACGAACAAAAGATCAACATCAGTTTCGCCGGcaaatattaatagaatcGGCTGACAGTGCCTCTCGTCTGCTTTGCTGTGCCGGTTGGTGCTGATCGAAGGGTGCACCCGGACCACAGAATTGCATCCCAACAACGTCATCTTTCTGGAAAAGTCCACGAGCAGCTTGAACAGAGGTTGAGCGTGAGCCCCTGAGGATTGGCTCAGGGGTCCCAAGGGGGCGACGGGGATTGAGCAACAAGCCCGGATTGGCTGGTCTGGGAGCGAGGCGGGAGTGCCTGTATCGTTCCATCCACTCAGAGACCGTCTTTGTGCTCCAGGTCTCCGCCGAGCGTCCCCAGCCGCTAGCGTAGGCGATGCCCTGCGCCAGGCGCTGATGAATTCCCACGGGCATAGAACTCCTGGACACCGGACCTGCAGTTCTCTTCTCGCCAGGCTTGACCCGGTCGCATTAAACTttatctcctccacctctgtCATCCACAGACAAACCGAATCCACGGTCACGGAAAGCATCCTTCGCATATCGGGCACAGCATCTCTTTTTCTGCTtgtctttctttttgctccGTTGTAGTTATCATCGCATTCGCTTGTTCAAGCGTGCACCTCCGAGGCGCTGCTCTTTCGTCCTGCTAGGTGCTGGGGGCACTTTGCTGGGCTGACCAGGGACCCCctcaaaaataaaaaaaagacaggAGGTTGAACCTGAATCTGTCCCGTCCAAAAACCGAACCCGCTGCGCGCCCGCTCCACCACGGCGAGCGAACCGATGCTTTCCCAGCCTTCTCGAGACACGACCGCCGACGACATTCCCGACTCCCGCACCTCTCCTCGTTGGAGCCCACGTTGCCCACCCAGCTAACTCCGCAGTCGTCCGCGTCCACCAGCTCCGttcgccctctcccacctGCAGGCTCCCGTCCGTAGCGGTCCCTGATCAATTTGCCCGGTCAATTGACGACGTGTGCCTACGCCTGCTCCTGGCGACACTGTAGTCCGGCCAGCAGTTCTACGGTGCCATTAtggccttcctcttcaagtccaagaagagtCACGACCGGTCGCTTGCCAGTCGGGATGGATCACAGGGCTCGGCGTCGGGCATGGGTGGCGCGGCGGCGCGCGTCAGAGATGAGAAGGGGTCACGATCAACACCCACTGGCAGCTTAACCTCCCTCGATGTCGACGGCAGCATTGGTAGTCCCGATCAATCTTATGCTCGCCAGCGAGGCCAGAGTCTGGACCAGCAACAACCGACACCTCCTCAGCTGCAGCAACCGCCATCGAGCGACTTACCGGTAAGCTTCCATCTTAAGCGACGTCGCAATGTGCATCAGCATCTTGTCTAACGTTGGCCATCGCAGCTGCGCAACGGTCCTCCTCCTACACAAATGGCGCCGAATCCCAATGCCTCGCTATACCCATGGTCTCAGCGCCGACTAACCTACACGTCCTCGCATCCCAGCCCGTTCCCAAGATATGGCGCCGCTGTCAATGCCGTCTCCTCGAAAGAGGGTGACATATACGTAATGGGCGGTTTGATCAACAGCTCGACAGTGAAGGGCGATCTGTGGCTCATTGAGGCCGGGGGAAACATGTCTTGCTACCCACTAGCTACCACAGCTGAGGGCCCAGGGCCTAGAGTCGGACATGCCAGTTTGCTCGTAGGGAACGCTTTCATCGTCTTTGGTGGAGACACCAAGATCGAAGAAACAGATGTTCTCGATGAGACCTTGTATCTTCTCAACACATGTAAGGCTTGCAGCTCCACCAGGTTGGCTCTATCATGCTGACAGTTTCACAGCAACGAGACAGTGGTCGAGAGCTTTGCCGGCCGGACCACGACCCAGCGGACGTTATGGACACTCGCTGAATATTCTGGGGTCAAAGATTTACATCTTCGGTGGTCAAGTGGAGGGTTATTTCATGAATGACCTTGCCGCTTTTGACCTGAATCAGCTGCAGATGCCCAATAACCGCTGGGAGATGCTCATATCATCAACTGAGAGTGGTGGACCACAGGGCAAAATCCCGCCAGCCAGAACGAACCATTCCGTGGTGACATTCAACGACAAACTTTACTTGTAAGTTTTGATGCGGGGAGACGTAATATTCTTCATGCTAAGATTGGTTAGGTTTGGTGGTACCAATGGATACCAATGGTTCAACGACGTCTGGGCATATGATCCCGCTGTCAACACTTGGTCGCAACTAGACTGTATAGGGTACATTCCGTCTCCCAGAGAAGGCCACGCTGCTGCTATCGTCGAGGATGTCATGTACATCTTCGGCGGCaggacggaggagggtgcgGATCTGGGTGATCTTGCCGCATTCCGGATCACTTCTCGCCGCTGGTACACTTTCCAGAACATGGGCCCATCCCCCTCGCCGCGGTCCGGACATAGCATGACAGCAGTTGGAAAGTCCATTATTGTGGTCGGAGGAGAACCAAGCTCGGCTCAAACAGCAGTCAACGATCTCGCGCTTGTTTACTGCTTGGATACCACAAAGATTCGCTATCCCAACGACGCAGGCCCTAGCCAGACTTCACCTAGAaatcaacaacgacgacctAGCGATGCCACTCCACAAATCACCCTGAGGAATGTGTCTCCACGCGATGGTTCGAACGGCCCGCCCGATAGTCGACGCCCACCAGGAGGTCCTGGTCCCAATGGATATCGGTCACCTAATGGCCCTGCTGAAGCGAGCCCGACGGGAGGACCACCAAGCGGTCCTCAAAAAGCTCGATCCGCGGGTCCTATGGGCCCAGGGGGTCCATCTGGTGCCCCTCCATCTggaccacctccccaaattCAACCGCCAAAACCTGGCCCTCCAGGTGGAGCACCCCGACCTGCCAGGAATGCCTCAACGGAGCGAGGCGACCAGCCCCAGGGCTCCCCAATCACATCGGCACCGCCGCAGCAGGTTGCGGCGTTGAAAGAAGGCGAAGGACTTGGCGCAACTGGCCGGCGCACTCCGACAAGTCAGAATCCTAACCCGCCCCGGTCTTCTTCAAGACAAGCTGAGGGACAGCCTGCCGATGCCGCGAGATCCAAAACAACGAGACAAGGACGCGGGCAAGGCTCCGTAGATAGTACAACGGAGCCAGCTCTCAAACCAGCTCCGGCTCGCCCAGcgtccccaccaccgcctacCCGACAACCCAGCAATCCTATATCTCGAAGGTCTTCCGCCCGGAACTCTCAAACGGTTACACTTCTAAAAGAGCTGGATGCCGCAAGGAACCGCAACGCATGGTACGCCTCCGAACTGGAGTTAGCGCGCAAGGCTGGCTATTCACCCAATGCGTCACTGAGCCCAATCTTGGACAGCCGTGCCGCGGAAACatttgatgatgaagataAACCCTTGATCGAAGCTCTTCTTGCTATGCGGCAAGAGCTTGCCAACGTACAAGCCTCGGTCGACAAGCAGGCAGTTCTGGCTGCCCGACAAATTGCTGAAGCAGAGAAGCAGCGAGACGCAGCCATTCAGGAAGCCATTTATGCCAAAGCGAAACTAGCTGCGAGGGGTGGAAGCGCCAGAAGCACACCACAGCTCGATGACAAGGAAGTAGGAGATCGTGCCAATGAGATGAGCAAGAAGCTCGCACATGCTCTCAGTGTACAAAAAGAGCTTCAAGATCAGCTGGAGCGCATCAAGACCGACTTTgacgccgagaagaaggcgcGCAAACTGGCAGACGACACGGCAAATGCGGCGCAAAAGCGAATGGCAGATCTCGAGAGTTATAAGCAGCAAAACGCATCCGAAGTCGAACGGCTCAAGGCTGAGTTGCACATGGCTCAGCGTGAGGCCCGGGAACAGTCTGTTGCGGCAGCGGAAGCGGTGGCGGCTACACAAATGCTACGTGTTGAGAAGGAAGAATATGAGCAGAAGTATAATCACCTTGTTGGAAGCAATAAAGACCAGGTCGACACCTTTGAGACTTTCCGTGGCGCGCTCGCAGCTTctgaggagatcaaggcttTGCTTGAAcggaagctggaggaggaacgcgcgctcaaggagaagatcGAATCGAAGCTCAGCAAACTGAAAGCCGAGCATGAGACTCGTACAGCTGAACTTGTTTCAGCAACACAACGCTTACGAGATGCCGAAGAGCTGGCCGAGAAACATGCCAGTGAGGCAAAGCTGCAGCGCCAGGCTTTGTTGTCAGGCCTCGACAAGATGTCTGCCAAAGATGTTTCAAAATCTGACAAGGCTGATCATGACCGCATCCTTGCTCTGCAGGGTCAACTTAACGCTGCCAACGCGCTGGTAAGGAAGTATCAACAGGAGGCGGACAGTGCGGCAGACAAGCTTCGGGGAGCCGAGGAACGAATTGCAGGGCTGGAGGCATACCAAGAACAGGCAAGCAGAGAGGGTGTTTCCATCCGCCGACAGCTCCAGGGAGCTTTGAGGGAGACCCAGAGTCTTCAAGCCGCAAACTCGGAGTTGAAGCAGCAATTGTCGAAGCAGCAGCTTGAGACAAATGCGGTCGTCGTCCAACACAACACACTCAAAGACATCCTTGTCGAGCGAGGCATCTCACCTTCCTCCGCGACCCGTGCGCGTAATAGTCCGCGCGGCAGTCCTCGGGAAGCTTCACCTGAGCGGGCCCGTGTTCGTGAGTTGGAGCAGCAACTTGCAACTGCCCAAAATGCCCTTGAAGAGACAAAAGCACAGGCAACCGAGAAGCTCGTACAGCTTGAAAACGACTACCAGTCTGCCGTACAATACGTCAAGGGGACCGAGAAGATGCTCAAGCAACTCAAGGATCAGCTGACACGCTACAAGACTGAGAATGGCCGTCTGAAGGAACAGGTAGTGGAATTGGAGGACAAGCTTGAggctggaggtggtgcttCCAAGAGCGGCCCCACAGACTGGGAATCTGAGAAGGAGACCTTGTCGGCCGAGATTGGAAGATTACAAGCTGAGCTCAAGAACACGGCGAGCCAGCTCGAGAAGCAAGTTCTGTCCATCCGTCAAGACCTGGCAGAAGTTCAGAAGGAGCGAGATGTCGCCGTCAAGACCAGCGAGGACGCAAACCGACGCCTTGAGGCCCATAAGAAGGACCTGGAGCAGCTGCAGCAGGAGAATATCCTCCTCGAACGCCGAGCCCAGGATGCCGAAAACAAGGTTAGCACACTTCTTGATCAGGTGGAGCTGAGCGTCGACAACTACCGCCGACGAAGCAGACAGGCCCCCAGCCTCAACTCCGAGACTATTGGATCCAACGCCGCCTCTGGACCCGGCGGTACCAACGGAGGAAGCAGCAGTGCTGGCCTGGGTCATAACAGGCAAGAATCGGGCGGGTCTGAGAG is a window of Podospora pseudopauciseta strain CBS 411.78 chromosome 1, whole genome shotgun sequence DNA encoding:
- the KEL2 gene encoding Negative regulator of mitotic exit (COG:S; BUSCO:EOG092608GK; EggNog:ENOG503NXSA), with protein sequence MAFLFKSKKSHDRSLASRDGSQGSASGMGGAAARVRDEKGSRSTPTGSLTSLDVDGSIGSPDQSYARQRGQSLDQQQPTPPQLQQPPSSDLPLRNGPPPTQMAPNPNASLYPWSQRRLTYTSSHPSPFPRYGAAVNAVSSKEGDIYVMGGLINSSTVKGDLWLIEAGGNMSCYPLATTAEGPGPRVGHASLLVGNAFIVFGGDTKIEETDVLDETLYLLNTSTRQWSRALPAGPRPSGRYGHSLNILGSKIYIFGGQVEGYFMNDLAAFDLNQLQMPNNRWEMLISSTESGGPQGKIPPARTNHSVVTFNDKLYLFGGTNGYQWFNDVWAYDPAVNTWSQLDCIGYIPSPREGHAAAIVEDVMYIFGGRTEEGADLGDLAAFRITSRRWYTFQNMGPSPSPRSGHSMTAVGKSIIVVGGEPSSAQTAVNDLALVYCLDTTKIRYPNDAGPSQTSPRNQQRRPSDATPQITLRNVSPRDGSNGPPDSRRPPGGPGPNGYRSPNGPAEASPTGGPPSGPQKARSAGPMGPGGPSGAPPSGPPPQIQPPKPGPPGGAPRPARNASTERGDQPQGSPITSAPPQQVAALKEGEGLGATGRRTPTSQNPNPPRSSSRQAEGQPADAARSKTTRQGRGQGSVDSTTEPALKPAPARPASPPPPTRQPSNPISRRSSARNSQTVTLLKELDAARNRNAWYASELELARKAGYSPNASLSPILDSRAAETFDDEDKPLIEALLAMRQELANVQASVDKQAVLAARQIAEAEKQRDAAIQEAIYAKAKLAARGGSARSTPQLDDKEVGDRANEMSKKLAHALSVQKELQDQLERIKTDFDAEKKARKLADDTANAAQKRMADLESYKQQNASEVERLKAELHMAQREAREQSVAAAEAVAATQMLRVEKEEYEQKYNHLVGSNKDQVDTFETFRGALAASEEIKALLERKLEEERALKEKIESKLSKLKAEHETRTAELVSATQRLRDAEELAEKHASEAKLQRQALLSGLDKMSAKDVSKSDKADHDRILALQGQLNAANALVRKYQQEADSAADKLRGAEERIAGLEAYQEQASREGVSIRRQLQGALRETQSLQAANSELKQQLSKQQLETNAVVVQHNTLKDILVERGISPSSATRARNSPRGSPREASPERARVRELEQQLATAQNALEETKAQATEKLVQLENDYQSAVQYVKGTEKMLKQLKDQLTRYKTENGRLKEQVVELEDKLEAGGGASKSGPTDWESEKETLSAEIGRLQAELKNTASQLEKQVLSIRQDLAEVQKERDVAVKTSEDANRRLEAHKKDLEQLQQENILLERRAQDAENKVSTLLDQVELSVDNYRRRSRQAPSLNSETIGSNAASGPGGTNGGSSSAGLGHNRQESGGSESLYGGVPGEREVNSVGGVGERNSKALDSLAHELDNLRNQWEATNKQYRLSTTQYEYETNPISPGGKPTSTGLSESLADWRKRLDESHPGSPGEAR